The DNA region TTTACCACTCTTCAGACAAATACCATCATCGCCCACATCAAATGTAGAGTTCACAATCAGTGCATTCTTGCAAGATTCCAGATCCAGACCATCACCATTCTGCGCATAACTCGGATTACGAACCTGTACTTCTTCTATCAGCACATTCTCACACATCAACGGATGCAGGTTCCATGCCGGTGAATTCTGGAAAATCACACCCTGCAACCATACATTCTTACACTCTATCAGGCTCACCATCACCGGACGAAGAAAATGACGCACGCTCTGCCACTCTTCCTCGGTTTTCAGATTCTGAGGCACATTCATATTACTGATAGTATCCCCTTTCAACGTCTGCGGATAAGGGAACCAATAGGTGGGACGTTTATATACCCCACCCCGGGCGATAGTCTGTTTCCATACACCTTCTGTTACTTTCTCCCGTTTCAGAGGACGCCAATAATGTCCGTTACCATCAATGGCACCTTCTCCGGTTATCGCTACATTTTCCAGATTGTGTCCGGAAACAGGCGATTGGCAACGACGGGTATCCAATCCTTCAAATACAGTATCTACCAGTGGATAAAGGTCTACATCAGGTGAAAAGAGAATAACAGCACCCTTTTCCAAGTGCAGGTCAATATTACTTTTCAGTACAATAGGGCCTGTAAACCAGACACCAGCAGGAACAATCAAATGTCCGCCCCCCTTTTCCGCCAAAGCATCAATAGCTTTGGCAAAAGCCGCCGTACAAAGTTCTTCGCCATTACCTATTGCACCGAAGTCAGCGAGGTTCACCTTGCGATCAGGGAACTTCGGTGCTTCTACCCTTGGCATATCAAAAGGCAGGTCTTTATATACCGCTTCATACTTATACGTTGAAGATTGGCAAGCACTGAGCAACCACAGACAAACGGCTGCAATCACATACAATTGTTTCGTCATTCTTAGTTCTTTTTTATTTATAATCAGATATTTATTTCTATTCTCCCAGATAGAAGGAAGGTACGGGCGCCTGCGGATACCCCATGCTGCGATGCGCCACATAGCTACGATAAAGCGGGTCCTGCATCAGCGTTACGCGGCGGTCGCGAGCCGGAATATTGGTATGATAGATACGCAACTCTCCCGGCAAAGCAGTAATCAGTTCTTCACGCCAATCCCCTTCCAGGTCGGCTATCATCAAGATATCGCCTTCAATTCCTTCGGTCAGCACTTCTCCCTGCCATTTCCAGATGCTTTGTTTGCGCCCACCGGAAGATGAAGAAGCTCCCCAGCGGTTATCATCTCCTTTAAAAGTCTCACGCAACAAGTCCGCATCCCACCATATCCAGTTACGGCAACCGGGTACTTCTGCATTCGTAGTATTAATTTTCTTGCCATCGGCAGTGAGCAGGTATTTATCCGTACTGCCACCTTTACGGTCTTCACTGGCAAAACATTCCATACCGGGATGTGAAGAATCAAAATCGGCCACCATACCATCACCTACATGATAGGTGGTCTGCCCGATTTTCCAGATCAATTTGCCGGTGGCTGCATCCACCACGGAAACACCGCGACCGTCCTCTTTCTTCGGTTCACTCACCATAAACACCTGCATACCTTCCATATCCGGCTGAAGTTTGCAGAGATAAGCCTTGTCACTATGTCCCAAGCCGGAAGACCAAAGTAACGTACCATTATCATCGAGCATACACGAGCCTAACAGAATCTCATCCCGTCCGTCACCGTCCACATCAGCCGTCACCATGCTGTGCGCACCCATACTGCGCACAATGGGATTTTCTTCATCTCCATCCCAACGCCAGGCACGTTGCAGTTTTCCGTCTTTCAGCATCCAGGCATCTACCACCATCAGTTTGTAAGTGCCGCGGGCAGCCAATATATGAGGTGTCTTTCCATCCAGATAGGCAACCCCCATTTGGTTGCGGTTCTGGCGAATCAGATTTCCATAGCGGTCGTTCCGTTCAGGCCAGTCCACGCGATCTATCTCTTTACCGGTCATGCCATCCAGCACGGAGAGGTATTCACTGCCACCACAAACACGGCCTTTCTCATTCTTCACATAGTCATCAGCAGCGGTCTTGATGGCAACTTCTGCTTTCCCATCTCCATTGAAATCGTATACAATGAAAGGAGAATACCAGATTCCCGGTTCGATACCCGGTCCCATATCATAAGTCCAGAGATAGGTTCCGTCACTCAGGTAAGCGGATATTTTATATGTTTTTCCGGTCGTATCTCCGGGCATACCGGGGTCAACATTCGTTTCGGGAGTACGGATGATATAGTCATAAATACCGTCACCGTTCAAATCTGCTAAAGCGATCTTCCCGGCTTTCACATTCTCTTTCAATGGAATAGAAGTATAAGGTTTCAATTCGGAAAGGATCACTTCCCGTTTCTCTGACAGGGCGGGCTTCTTTCCTTTCACCAGGGCTTCCACCCAATAAGACGCCTTTTCGGCAGGAGTAGCATCTATAAAGTCACAAGTCTGCGTAAGTGGCTTTTTAGTCAGGCGACGCACTTTACCGTCAGCTTCCCGATAGACATGAAAAGCAGTGCCGGGGGCATCCGATGCCAATAACCGCCAGCTGAAATAAACACCTTTGCCATCACGGGCAGGAGTTACTGTCAGTCCACGACTCAGATTCTCGGTCACCCGTTCCCGGGCAAAACCTTCCACTAAGGGTTTCGGTTCGTGCCTCGGATCAAGAATTTCGTAGTAGTAATGCCTCTCGCGAGGATCCTGGGCATTCAGAGTACTTGCCAATCCAAGCAAGCAGAGCATAATTAGATTCGATTTCATTGATTATTGCTTTAATTTGAGTAACACTTGCATTACATTTATGCCACGCAAGTGTTGTTCAAGGGCATTATAAATACTATTTCAAAGTCTGCATAGGAATCAAGCGCACAGGTCCCAGCAAACCGCTTGGAACCGGTTCCCATTTGCCATAATTATCCTTTTTATAATGGATATTCACAATATTAGCATCCTTATAAATACGCCAGGGAACATCGCGCCGATCCATATCAGCAATACGGTTAGCGGGCAGATTGGTTACTTCCACCTCCAATGTATTCACGCCCGGACGAAGATACTTACCTACCAAACAACGATAAGGAACTGCAATAAGCGTAGCTACCGCCTGTCCGTTGATGCGTACACGGGCACTCTCACGAACATCTCCAAGGTCAAGCATCCACTCTCCGGCATCGGCAGGACTCTTCAGTGTAAACGTAGTGGTATAGCAGGCAGCTCCCATCGCATTCTTTGCACCTTCAGTAGGAATTTCCGTCCATGAGCCAAGAGATACACTGTCCGGAGTGGCAGCAACCGCAGGGTTTGCCTCTACAAAGTGGAATCCCCATTTACCGGCAAAAGAATAAGTTACCGGAGACGTCTTCATCACATCGTTCTGAACTACAGGCGTCCAGTATCCATATTCGGGTGCAGAAACTTCCTGATCCGCGAACGTCTTCAGGATAACAGATTCACCGGATGCCAATTGCAGGAACACTTCCGTCCTGCCGTTATTCTGGCGCAACCGTGCCTTACCGGAGGTTCCGTTCATCGGATTATAAAGCATTGCCGAACGTGCCTGCACGGCCAAAGGTATCCAGTTTTCGATATCTTCTGTTTTCAAAGCAGAGATGAAATAGTGATGTCCTTCAGGATGCGAGCGGCGAATGCCGCTTAATCCGAAAGTTGTTTTCATCTCTTCGGGAACAGCAGCAGTGGCAGCCAGCGTACGGGTATAGTCTGTTCCAAAGAGAATATTCCCCTTTCCTTCCCGATCCTTTATCTGTGCCAGCGCCTTATTGAACTCAGTACGGCGTCCTTCCAAAGCATTCAGCCCCGGCACATCCTCCGGATATTGCTCCAGAAAGACAATCGTAGCACCTTCATCTGCCAGACGAAGCAGTTTCTCCAGTACATCGGCAGGCATCAGGCGGACACCGGGAACTACCAGCGCTTTATAAGAGACACCGCCGGAAGTCAATATCTTGCCGTCCTGACACATGGCATTGCGGATGAAGTTATCAGAAATATAGTCCATATCATATCCCGCACTATAAATACGATGCACCGCCTCTATGAAACGTGGCGCACGTCTTGCCATCTTATGAATATCGAAAAGTAACAGACGTCCGTCCTGTTCATCCCACATATCGTATACAGGCAGATAAACCAGGAAGTCATTATCCGGTTGTCCCATTTGCAGGAAACTCTGGCAACGGGTGACATAATCGAAAAATACAGGGGCATCCCGCCAAATAGTATTCGTAGGACTCATATCAATGGAAGCATAGAACTTCCAACCCGGCCAGGCAGCCTCAGCGGGTGAATAAGTGGTTCCATGAAAATACATGTGATTCACACCCGAGATAAACATCAGGTCCATATCGGGCTTGCACTGCGAAAGTGAAGTGCGGAAGTGCTCTGTCAGCCAGGTGAATGTTTCCGAAGTAGTGAACGGTTTTCCGGCAATATGCGCTGCCGAAGAAGCATATTTCAGCATGGAAAGATCAGAGTCGTTGGGACGCGTCAGCGAGTCCTTACGCAAGCCTCGGATACCGAAGTCGGACAGTCCGAACCCCTCACATTCGGGTACGTCGACCGTCGCGTAAAGATCTATCAGATTACCGGGAGAACCATGTGCCTGGTTACGGGTGCGTGAACCATGTTTATGCGCCCAGTCCGTCCACTGGCGGGTGAAGTTCTCCTGAAGCAGTTCGGCAAGAGTTTCGCGGTAATCGGAGATAATGCGACGGGTAGTCTCTGTCCGGTCTTTCGAAAGGAAATCCGGAAGAAAGTGTTCCAGTTTATAGCCGCGACGACGGGCAAACTGCTCAAACAGGTCGTCTGTCCAGTCGGCACCGTAAACTTCATAAGAGTCATTGAAGAAATTATGCGGATACTCTGTTGGAGTTCCGGCAGAACCATCAGTCGCCTTTCCGGCAAAAGCCCGCTCAAACCGGTTCAGATAATTGGATACTGCTTTTGCCGAAAAGTGGTTCATCACATATCCTTCACCACCGGGAGCAGCACGCTTCACTTTCTGAAATGTTTTACCAACGAAAGCGGCAATCAGCCGCCACTCCCCTTTCGGGGCCTTCCATACCAGCCTTCCATCTTTCACTTGAGATGTCAGATCATAAAAAGGCACTGCTTTCCGCTCTTTCGAAGTAGAAGCGTCAGTCAGTACTCTGAAAGCCATCAGCTTACACAGTTTGGCATACGGACGTTGTTTTTCATCCGTCACTTCTATCTTTTCTTTCAGGCGTTCACCACCCTTCAGTGTATATTCTTCAATCAGCAATTTACAGGCAGCATCGTCTATACCCACCTCCGGGCCACCGAAAGGCCAGCCTGTACCTGTGTTCATATCAATCTTCATACCCAGGCGTGCAGCTTCACTTTCCGTATGGCGCAACATTTGCATCCACCCGGGAGTCAGGAACTGAATTTCGTTTGCGTCATTACCCTGCACCCCATAGATAGGAGTAACTTCCATCGTGCCCATCCCGGCTTTGGAATATGCTTCCAGATTGCGGGTCAGGTTAGCCGCATCTACCGCACTCCCCATCCACCACCAGCGAGCACCCGGTTTAGCTTCCGTAGTTACTTCGGGCCATGCGATATTTTGTGCGGAAAGGCTTCCTGCACAGAAGGAAGCAAAGATTATTGCCAATAAATTCTTTTTCATGATATATACTATTTATTCAGCTCCAGGCAGCCCATAATGAACGGTCCTGTTGCTTTCGCATCATTATCCCGCATCTTCTCACCGATATAATATTCGAAGCTGCCGTCGCGATACGGATGTCCACCCAAGCCACCCACCTGGCAGCAACGTGTCAGTGTCAGCGTACCATCCTGGCGTTCTACCATCAGTTTACTCTTCAATCCGTTGAAAGCCTTCTCAGCCACAGCACGATATTTCGGGTCAATATACCCTTTATTCACAGCTTTTGCATAAGCATACATGAATTGCGTGGTCACAGATGCTTCCGGGAAATTTCCTTTCCGCTTCGGCTGATCGAGTACCTGATACCACAAACCATTTTTGTCCTGATAAGCGGGCAACACCTCAGCCAGTCCCTGTATCCAGCCAATCATCCGGGCACGTCCTTCGTGATTTTCGGGAATAAAATCCAGCGCATCCACCATTGCCATGAACCACCATCCGATACTG from Bacteroides sp. MSB163 includes:
- a CDS encoding glycoside hydrolase family 28 protein produces the protein MTKQLYVIAAVCLWLLSACQSSTYKYEAVYKDLPFDMPRVEAPKFPDRKVNLADFGAIGNGEELCTAAFAKAIDALAEKGGGHLIVPAGVWFTGPIVLKSNIDLHLEKGAVILFSPDVDLYPLVDTVFEGLDTRRCQSPVSGHNLENVAITGEGAIDGNGHYWRPLKREKVTEGVWKQTIARGGVYKRPTYWFPYPQTLKGDTISNMNVPQNLKTEEEWQSVRHFLRPVMVSLIECKNVWLQGVIFQNSPAWNLHPLMCENVLIEEVQVRNPSYAQNGDGLDLESCKNALIVNSTFDVGDDGICLKSGKDEDGRRRGRVCENVVVDGCTVFKGHGGFVVGSEMSGGVRNVSVSNCQFLGTDVGLRFKSKRGRGGVVENIWIRNIAMMDIPTEPITFNLYYGGKSAVEVLESGEKVPAKVDPLPVDETTPCFRNIHVKNLVCAGARRALFFNGIPEMPIDGIVLEDIDITSKLGAEFIYSKNISMKNVNIRNTEGEKIVTRYCEGVEE
- a CDS encoding alpha-L-rhamnosidase; translated protein: MKKNLLAIIFASFCAGSLSAQNIAWPEVTTEAKPGARWWWMGSAVDAANLTRNLEAYSKAGMGTMEVTPIYGVQGNDANEIQFLTPGWMQMLRHTESEAARLGMKIDMNTGTGWPFGGPEVGIDDAACKLLIEEYTLKGGERLKEKIEVTDEKQRPYAKLCKLMAFRVLTDASTSKERKAVPFYDLTSQVKDGRLVWKAPKGEWRLIAAFVGKTFQKVKRAAPGGEGYVMNHFSAKAVSNYLNRFERAFAGKATDGSAGTPTEYPHNFFNDSYEVYGADWTDDLFEQFARRRGYKLEHFLPDFLSKDRTETTRRIISDYRETLAELLQENFTRQWTDWAHKHGSRTRNQAHGSPGNLIDLYATVDVPECEGFGLSDFGIRGLRKDSLTRPNDSDLSMLKYASSAAHIAGKPFTTSETFTWLTEHFRTSLSQCKPDMDLMFISGVNHMYFHGTTYSPAEAAWPGWKFYASIDMSPTNTIWRDAPVFFDYVTRCQSFLQMGQPDNDFLVYLPVYDMWDEQDGRLLLFDIHKMARRAPRFIEAVHRIYSAGYDMDYISDNFIRNAMCQDGKILTSGGVSYKALVVPGVRLMPADVLEKLLRLADEGATIVFLEQYPEDVPGLNALEGRRTEFNKALAQIKDREGKGNILFGTDYTRTLAATAAVPEEMKTTFGLSGIRRSHPEGHHYFISALKTEDIENWIPLAVQARSAMLYNPMNGTSGKARLRQNNGRTEVFLQLASGESVILKTFADQEVSAPEYGYWTPVVQNDVMKTSPVTYSFAGKWGFHFVEANPAVAATPDSVSLGSWTEIPTEGAKNAMGAACYTTTFTLKSPADAGEWMLDLGDVRESARVRINGQAVATLIAVPYRCLVGKYLRPGVNTLEVEVTNLPANRIADMDRRDVPWRIYKDANIVNIHYKKDNYGKWEPVPSGLLGPVRLIPMQTLK
- a CDS encoding silent information regulator protein Sir2; the encoded protein is MKSNLIMLCLLGLASTLNAQDPRERHYYYEILDPRHEPKPLVEGFARERVTENLSRGLTVTPARDGKGVYFSWRLLASDAPGTAFHVYREADGKVRRLTKKPLTQTCDFIDATPAEKASYWVEALVKGKKPALSEKREVILSELKPYTSIPLKENVKAGKIALADLNGDGIYDYIIRTPETNVDPGMPGDTTGKTYKISAYLSDGTYLWTYDMGPGIEPGIWYSPFIVYDFNGDGKAEVAIKTAADDYVKNEKGRVCGGSEYLSVLDGMTGKEIDRVDWPERNDRYGNLIRQNRNQMGVAYLDGKTPHILAARGTYKLMVVDAWMLKDGKLQRAWRWDGDEENPIVRSMGAHSMVTADVDGDGRDEILLGSCMLDDNGTLLWSSGLGHSDKAYLCKLQPDMEGMQVFMVSEPKKEDGRGVSVVDAATGKLIWKIGQTTYHVGDGMVADFDSSHPGMECFASEDRKGGSTDKYLLTADGKKINTTNAEVPGCRNWIWWDADLLRETFKGDDNRWGASSSSGGRKQSIWKWQGEVLTEGIEGDILMIADLEGDWREELITALPGELRIYHTNIPARDRRVTLMQDPLYRSYVAHRSMGYPQAPVPSFYLGE